One part of the [Synechococcus] sp. NIES-970 genome encodes these proteins:
- a CDS encoding hypothetical protein (conserved hypothetical protein): MLFNTLIKSAAIPFLSLLVMGTATPAFANPQAAEPSLEIQLQQLKDRLAGLEAQTHSLEGSSQAVAIAPSSHSSNHQGTVQGNLHHTSPAMPTSLAAQLTPATAILVNFPSAVVVDVGQKDDYPLTLPLFQDLRSPVGELLAPANTPVTLRIKPHEDGAILVTDSIIVNGQVVNLQAQSSTMIPGRTVTQRTAQEMARQNGAVWGNLSTAIAGATGTNIRTQQQFGFLGAAVGILSGMGSPDSLRIVEIPAGSVHLLQVQGQH, encoded by the coding sequence ATGCTATTCAACACCCTGATCAAATCCGCCGCAATTCCTTTCCTCTCGCTTCTCGTGATGGGCACGGCGACGCCCGCCTTTGCTAACCCCCAAGCCGCTGAACCGTCCCTAGAAATTCAATTGCAACAGCTCAAAGACCGCCTTGCAGGTCTTGAAGCCCAGACCCATTCCCTTGAGGGAAGCTCTCAAGCTGTGGCGATCGCCCCCAGCTCCCATTCCTCCAACCACCAGGGCACCGTCCAGGGGAATCTGCACCATACCTCCCCTGCGATGCCAACGTCCTTGGCGGCTCAGTTAACCCCTGCCACAGCTATTTTGGTGAACTTCCCCAGTGCCGTGGTGGTAGATGTGGGTCAAAAAGATGACTATCCCCTCACCCTGCCCCTGTTCCAAGATTTACGGAGCCCCGTTGGAGAGCTGCTCGCTCCTGCCAATACCCCCGTTACCCTGCGGATTAAGCCCCACGAAGATGGTGCCATTCTCGTGACCGACTCGATTATCGTCAATGGTCAAGTGGTCAATCTCCAAGCCCAGAGCAGCACGATGATCCCAGGTCGCACCGTTACCCAACGGACTGCCCAGGAAATGGCCAGACAAAACGGCGCCGTCTGGGGCAACCTCAGCACAGCGATCGCTGGGGCAACGGGGACAAATATCCGCACTCAGCAACAGTTCGGTTTCCTCGGGGCAGCGGTAGGTATCCTCTCTGGGATGGGCTCTCCCGATAGCCTCCGGATTGTAGAAATTCCCGCTGGCTCCGTCCATCTCCTCCAGGTGCAAGGCCAACATTAA
- a CDS encoding hypothetical protein (conserved hypothetical protein (DUF589)), translating to MQYWLIKSEPSEYSLADLAATGPELWDGVRNYQARNFLQQMAQGDRLFFYHSNTKPPGIVGLATVSQSNLVDPTQFNPESKYFDPKATPEKPRWYTVEVSYLETFPQTISLDQLKENFSPEEFAVVRRGNRLSVLPVADTIAARLLAMVS from the coding sequence ATGCAATATTGGCTGATTAAATCAGAACCCAGTGAATACAGTTTGGCTGACCTCGCCGCCACTGGCCCAGAGCTCTGGGATGGGGTTCGTAACTACCAGGCCCGCAATTTTTTACAACAAATGGCCCAAGGCGATCGCCTCTTTTTTTATCACTCCAACACCAAACCCCCCGGCATTGTCGGCCTTGCCACGGTCAGCCAAAGCAACCTAGTCGATCCGACACAATTTAACCCCGAGAGCAAATATTTCGACCCCAAAGCCACCCCCGAAAAACCCCGCTGGTACACCGTTGAGGTGAGCTATCTGGAGACTTTCCCACAGACCATCAGCCTCGATCAGCTAAAAGAAAACTTTTCCCCCGAAGAATTTGCCGTGGTGCGCCGGGGCAATCGTCTCTCGGTGCTGCCCGTTGCCGACACCATTGCGGCGCGCCTGCTGGCGATGGTCTCCTAA